From the genome of Oryza glaberrima chromosome 1, OglaRS2, whole genome shotgun sequence:
CACAATAGTGTACTCCTAATGTTTTTCTGCCTGTTTCTACACTTTGCTACATGGGGATCGATATTTCTTTCCATGATTTTCCCTGTTTTGCCAGAGAAGCGTCATATTGtgttgtaagttttttttttcacatcataCATTGTTCCAACCTGaaattttgtttgttctaaACAAATAATAGGGCACAGGCATGGAGCAGCCAAGTCCATCTCCATATCAACCTTCAGCTTCTGATCATCATTTGTGGTCTTCTTCGACTGGTGCTCCCTGGAACTATTCAATGAATAACTCTAACCAAAACACAGTTTATTATGACCCACAAAGGGATGTGTCAGTTCCAGGATCTACTGAAAATGTGACAAGTGGTGCAACTCATGTGGTCCAATCAGCTATGGGCATTACTGGTGCAACTGATTCTTATGCACCTTACTCGAATTCTGTTCAACCCGGTTACAATGCTCCACAGTATCCAAACTATTACTATAACTGTCCACAAAGTACAAATGAATCTTCTGTTCAACAAGGAGTAGATCAAAGTTCAGGTGCTGCTTATCAGCCTCTTACTTCATTTCAGAATTCAGGATCTTATGTCGGTCCTACAAGTAACACATATTATAATGCTGGTGCTCATCAGACTGCACCGGGATATGCTACCAGCAACAATTATTATCAAAGCAATTCCTGGACTGGCGGAAGTTCTGGAGATAATCATGTACAATCATATCAGAGCTATACTCCATCAGATACTAATGCAGCCCAGAGTTCTAGTTCACTACCCAACAATTCTTACCATTATCATCAGCAGTATAATCAATGGCCTTATTATTATGATCAGTCCGCACCAAGTTCTGGTGGTCCTGCAGTTGCTGTCAGCAGTGTTTCTGATGCAAACACTGCCAGCGTCAGTTCTGGTTATGTTTATCCGAGCACCCAACCACCTCCACCAGGCACTACATGGAGAAGTGATGCTGGTGCAACTGCTGTCCCTCCCCCGCAGGTATTATTTCTTCATTAGTACTTTCCTGGTTCTTCCGACAAGGGAACCTGTGACTCTGAGCACTTCCTATGTCCTATtcattgtatatttttttattcaggTTTTTCCCACAAGTAGTTTTGCGTTGCCAAATTTAACAGTTAGCAATTGACAGGCACCAGGAACCCCAGTGTTTCAAAATCAGCATGTCAACCAGGCAGCAGGTCCCCCAGGGTATCAAAACCAGTATGTCAACCAGGCTCCAGGCACCCCAGGATTCCAAAACCAGTATGTTAACCAGGCACCAGCTGTCCCAGGATTTCAGAACCAGTATGCTAACCTAGCACCAACATATCAACCGGGCACTACATACTATAGTCAGTTACCACTAAGTAACCAAGCAGATCAACAGAAGGCTTCACGTTGGCAGGGTCCAATTTCAAACGTTTCTTCAGTCAATCATGTTTCTGAAAGTTCTCAACCAACTTTTCAGGGTTCTGCGACATCAGATGCTCTCAGGGTAAACAAAATCCAGATCCCAACAAATCCTCGAATAGCTCCAACTCTTCCTATGGCAATGCCCAAAGTAGAGAAGAGAAATTTAGAAGCTGATTCATCAAAAAAGCCTGCATATGTTAGTGTCGCAGTGCAAAAGAATGATGTGAAAGCAGCTCAAGATGGTCACGAAGCTGTAACGCAGGTGAGTAACGATTCTATTTacttgtttttgttttggtgaTTATCAACGATACTATTATTATCCTTCAGGGACAAGGAACCAACTTTGTGGAAATTTAAACATGCTTACTCCTTAACatttccatttttgaaattatatTTGTACATTCCTGGCTCTCAAATAAGTGGCAGTGCCCAGattcaaaatttgtcaaatCTCTAATGTACTTAATGCCTGTCGATTTCTCATGTGGTCATGCCAAATATAACATGCACAGCTTTACATCTACCTGTTTTGTTTACACAATTTCCTGATCTGTTTAGGGATCAATCCCTGTTTCGCTTCGTACTTATGTTGGGCGGAATGTTTCCCGTTGCAAGGATGATGCCCAGAGGTCTGCCGTGCAGAACATCTTGAAAGAGGTTCAGTAATCTGttgtttttaattctttttaaacACTATATCTTGGTTTCTGTCTGGCTGGATTCTAGTTATAGACGCAACCTTCAGTTCATGAGACCTTTAGTAACTATGGGAATGGGTAAAATAGTTAGGGTTGTTCCATACTGAAGTTAACACACTAACATCAACGACagcaataaataaatagataggTAGATATATACAAGGTACATAAACAAAGATCCACAAAGAAACAATGGCACAGAGGCCAGACAAGCAAATAGAAAACAGAGTAGATCACGTAGGTGAATTCCTGAAGCCTCTTGGAGATTTGGCAGAAATTTCTTGTTAGTTTTTACCTGAGAAGGTTCATTTCTGCTGTAAGCATTCTCTTCCACCTATGCTTGTTTGGAGGAATCTTGTCAAAGATGTATCTGTTCTTTAGATTTGGCAGAAACTTCTTGTTAGCTTAACCTGAGAAGGTTCATTTCTGCTGTAAGCATTGTCTTCCACCTATGCTTGTTTGGAGGAATCTTGTCAAAGATATATCTATTCTTTATAACCATATATGCCAGCAACCAGAAGGGAAAAAATTCTTTATACACTTCTTTACAAGATGTATATGCACGCCTTGTGGAGTTTAACCATAAAAGTAGAGAGCTCCTATGGATCTCTATCAACTCCCAGCAAGCTAGACTGAATTCACAGGAGACACACAGATGATCATAATCTTCAATATAATTGATTTGCGAAGAATACATGCTTCACTCTCCACTTTGGAATTCTTCATTTTAAGCATGCGCGTTGCGTTTGTTTTACCGTGGAGAAGTAGCCATAGGAATATTCTATACTTAGGCATGCATTAATTTTTCCACAAAAAGTGACTTCATATTTAAGCTCTTAAGTTGATTTTCATTATGCGCCCATTGGAGCTTGCCATGAAATATATGTTCTTACAAACTTCATAAAGAGTCTCCTAAGTCCCAAGTTTTTCCCTTCCGATAATTCAGATAATCACCAAGGCAACTGCTGATGGTATCCTTCATACTAAGAACTGGGACATTGAGCCACTGGTTCCTTTGCCAGAAAACATTACAAGCACAAATTTGACAAGGTGTGCTGCTCTTCCCTCCATTTCCTCCTTCCACTAGTGATGATGTAGCTTTTCATGTGGCAGTAACCATCAAATCATATGCTTGTATTCTTGTATAGCACCTTTTTGGTTAGTAGTATTCTTTAGGAGTATTTCCTGCAGCTTGATTTGAATTATTTGGATATTGGAAAGCAAATTTTGTTGCCATTGATTTATAACTATGTAAAGATGCTTTGCTTTGTTCACTATGAAAAAAATCTCACATTTTTCTCTTAATGCTTGAACATACAAGTACTGTAAAAACTGAGAACAACAGCACTGTGCTAGATGCAATATATGCCACTTAAGAAGCATCATGGGCAGGATCACCAAATCATAAttcctcccccacctccccacATAGAACTATTAAGATCAAGAAATTATTGGAATAACATCTGTTCTTTGCTTTGTTGTTCAACACATGATAAGGGTAAGTGGGTTACTTGCTTAGGCAGGTAAAAACATTGTAGAGTCTACTAAGAATGCATGGTAGTAGGCACATTGACATGTCAGTTCAGTGGATGCCTCGGAGCACCAGTGCATATTGTGTTGGAGGGCCTAGCTTCTTCCTGAAGATGCTTTTTTGGAATAAGCTGGTGGGGACGGACTTCAGCTGGCCAGTACTATAGGGGCTTAAGCCTCTCTAACAAACCTCAAAATCTACCCGTTAGAGTCTTATAGAGGATATAGGCTCATGCCATATGGTGGTTTTAAGCTTACAGAGTTCATCAAAACAACACCATAACCAAACAACTAATCTTGGTCATTGAGATAATCAGATAAACTTGGGATTTACGAAAAATACCAATATACCATTGCCATTGTAGCACTGAGGCATCGTGAAGTTGCAAAATGCCATGCAAATATGCTTGGGTTATAAATGCCATAGTCATCAAAATCCATGCTATTCATGTCCATTTAGGAGAAAGGTAATATCACATATGATGGTACTTTCCACACTTTATCGTATTTGCAAGTTCATGATTATCTTAATGATATAGAGCTAAATTTCTCAatcctttttttctttggcaGCTCTGCAAAGGATTTGAGCCCCTTCTCCTTCTCAACTTCTAGGAGGAGCCCTAGTAGACGTGCAAAAAGCAGGTGGGAACCTGTTGTAGAAGAAAAGGTTGCAAATAAGGTGGAATTGATTTCCAAAGAATCAGCAAAGACCAATACCTACAATAGTTCAGAAACAACTAAAAGAGCGGTAAGATCTCAGTATGGGTTCATATAACATGCATGCCTTTCATTTATGAGAAATACTTAGCTAAATACTTTGCAGGGTAGAAGTTGGGATATTGGGAAGTTTCTCCAATCCCGTCAGGCTCCTTTAAGTCAATATAATCAGAGACCTAGTAAAAAGAAGCGGATTGGTGGTAACTCAAGTCTAACTGAAAATGGAAATGTTTCAAGTGACAGTGATAAGGAGCAGGATCTGACAAAATATTATGCTAATGCAATCACAATAGCAAATTCACCAGAGGAGAAGAAACGCCGGGAGCATAGATCCAAGCGTTTTGAACGTAGTCAGGGTGCTGCATCCTCAAAATCTAGGAGCTCTGTTCCAGATAAGGACGGAACATCCAATACATATGCTAGGAGATCTATGCCAATGCTTCTTAGCAGAAGTAATGGAGATGATGTTAGCTTCGCTGTGGAGGATTTGGATTGGGATGCACTGACTGTCAAGGGAACatgtcaggaaattgagaaaagaTACCTTCGTCTTACATCAGCACCTGATCCTGCCACAGTGAGAATGCTCTGCTAATATTACCTTGTAAACTGCCTAGATTGGAAAAACATATTGTTGATAGGAAATTGTCTCTAGATGTTGTTTTCTTCCTTTTGCTACTccttgctttagttttgtttcatcATACCTTTTTCAGGTAAGGCCAGAAGATGTTTTAGAGAAAGCTCTTCATATGGTTGAAACATCTCAGAAGAATTATCTGTATAAATGTGACCAACTAAAATCAATTCGGCAAGATCTTACTGTTCAGAGGATTCAGAACGAGCTGACTGTCATGGTAGCCTTTCTTAGCCCACTTTGTGTGTTATATACTGCATTATACTCCTGTTCACTATGTTAGTCCATTTTCACGGGAAATATCATTTCACAATGTATCCgagaaaaataatactccctccatcccaaaatataaggcacaaccatttttttctgtctcataatataaggcgtgcatgcatgcatacattaaTTATCATCTCTTGGTTCTtttaatttggtttattttaatTCATGTACCATTAAGTCTCTCAATCACATTGCTTGCATGTATGGATATGATTCAATTAAGGAGGTGATTAAattttttcttggtctttgtgttagtagtggttgtgccttatattttgggatggatggagtagttgCTATTTGCACTCCTTTTCCCAAATTTAGTAATGTGATCATGTGAATACATAGTTGCTGTGTGCTATTCAATATGGACGCACATGATCATttcttatcaatttttttcttaaactgCTGCTTCATTGGCCTATTTGCATGGTTGGCTAGGACAGATATTACAGGACGGAGTAGTTTCTAACAGTTTGGCGTGCCTCGATTATTCTGTTTGTTTTAATGTTTTGATTCATGAAGGAAATTATTTAGTTAATATTATTTTGGCATGCCATCCTTTTTTACTCTATTATCTATCTTTGATTTTTCATGTCAACGCTGTTCCAACTTCCCGCCATTTGTTTCATCTTGCCTGCTTTTTTTGGTAGCTTCCATATTACTTgttttattctctctttttttttttcaggtttatGAAACTCATGCACGCTTAGCACTTCAAGCTGGAGATTTACCTGAATTCAATCAGGTTTGCTTATCTTGTTCTGAATGTCTGTCCTTATTCCTGACATAAGAATAATAAACAAGTGTCATGTGCTATTGTAGTTTCATTACGCACGTCTACTAACAGCCTTGTTAGAAATTACCCGCTCTCAGCGGTTTGAGCCAAGTTAACGTACATAATACTCTGGTGAAATAAAGCCCCCCATGTCCTTATTAGTTTCTAGTTGAAAGtcttgacccccccccccccccctccctctttttttttaacagaagcATATATGTAGCACATGGTCTATACTACTACCAATTGCAACTGCCGTAGAAATGCAGTAAATTAGCCATGTTAAAGTGTTGGTACTTCGCAAATTGTGTCTTTTCTAAAACTGGATGCTCTATTCTTGAATTATTAAGTTTTGTTTGTCTAGTTGCCTCACAGAAGAAAGAAACCTACAgcctaatttttttattgtttctgCTGCAACTCTTTGCAGTGCCAATCGCAACTGAAGAGATTATATGCAGAAGGAATCAAAGGCTGTCATTTCGAATTCTCTGCTTACAACTTGTTGTGTGTCATGTTACACTCTAATAACAAAAGAGACTTGCTTTCTTCAATGGCAAGGTTGGTTATTTCACATGAGTTGGTTAATATGAGTCCATTAGGGTTGCATAATATGAGCACATATGAGTTGGTTATTTCATAGTTACATGAACCTTATTTGATATACATCCATATCTAATAGCTTGCCAAAGGAAGCCAAGCAAGACAGAACTGTCAAACATGCTCTTGCAGTTCATTCCGCTGTTTCATCTGGAAACTAtgttctatttttcaaattataCAAGACCGCACCTGACTTGAATTCTTGTCTTATGGGTAAATATGATCTCCCTCTCTCTGTAATTTGAAGTGTTCATCTAATTTCATTGAGATGGTGTTTTTGCTTTGCAACTTGCATGATTGGTGCTGTAGATCTCTATGTTGAACGGATGCGCTTTGAGGCTATAAAATGCATATCTAAATCATATCGCCCAACTTTACCTGTAAAATATGCTGCACAAGTTTTGGGATTCATGGCAATTGACGAAGTTTGTGAAGCTAAAAGAGCTGATGGATTGGAAGAATGTGAAGAATGGTTAAAAGCGCATGGTGCTGTTCTTTCAGTAGATAACAATAACGGAGAATTGCAGATAGACACAAAGGTAAAACACGCAGCAGGTTTTTGCAATGTGTTTGTGTTGTATTGGCTTTTGAAACACTGCACTACCTCTATTGTTCGACAGGTTTCTTCTACTTCCCTATACATGCCGGAACCTGATAATGCTGTTTCACATGGTGATGCATCACTTGCTGTGGATGATTTTTTGGCACGAACATCATAGGTGATGCCATGCTGAGCATTTTTATCACTCATGTGGCACTGAACTTCGAAGGTATTTCTCGATTGCATGTAGCAATGCCTGTAGAGGAATGTTCTGTTAAATGCAGGGTAGGATCTTGAAATGGATCAGCTGAAGGGGGAAGCACGGTCCCTTGTCGAAGAGAACAGAATGCACATGAGCAGGTCGCTTTCTATTATACTCAGAACGTGCTCTGGGCCTCTGAATCTCAGATGCTGTGGGATCGTTGGCATGTTGCTAGCTCTACAGCCCTGCAGCAGTTCCATTTTGACAAACAAAATTCTGGAGGCAGCAttaaccgaaaaaaaaaaaaaaccctcctcGAAGTATACATTGGCGGGCATTACTTTTGTACCGTCCCAGCCAGACGACAAGTGTACATGTTGAGATGTAGTCGTACCTTCAGGCTTCAGTGTATTGTACAATTTTTGTTTACATCGGTGACCCTGATGTTACTCATTTCATTGATCAACTGCAAATAGTTAATACAAATTTGGAAGTACTCATGTTGCTCGACTACTGTTTTATTCTCTTTTTGTTAGgtaaaatgaaaaaacaaaCCTGAGTAATGTCGCAACTAGACGATTAGCCGTGTTAGAAACTGTGCATTATGGCAGAATCGTCCTGAGTAATAAACTGgcctttttgggacggagggagtagaatgtATACATTATTTCCGGTACTTGTTTTCAGTAGTCAAGTTTTATGTATTTTGATCAATAATCAAAGTAACAAATACATTTAACGTCTAAAAGTTATATCACTATATTCATATTTCAATGCTTTAGCAAAacattaattttatagtttgttGGGAATATATTCAAGTTTACCCAAGTGtcttactccctccttcccataatataagggtttttgatttttttcttatactgtttgaccattcgttttattaaaagaatttggaattattatttattttatttgtgacttactttattatttaaagtattttaagcacaatttttcgttttttatatttgcacaacttttttgaataagacgagtggtcaaacagtacaagcaaaaagtcaaaatttattatattatgggagggatggagggagtaatttttatttctgaGATGAACGGTGCCTGAGACTGAGTCTCGGTTACCCAGTATAATTGTTTCTGTGACCGCAGCGGCAGTGCACAAGCCTCTCGAGCCAACGATCGCGACGGCGGAGTGCCAATCGATCCGAATCACATCCCTTTGCACCCATAAGAAAATCTCATCATTCTGGCAAGGCTCGCATTTGATCGACCTACGTCTAAGGAATGGCCGTCAACGCACAAATGCTATTACCCTTCCTCACCGTTAATATCGTGGCATGGAGCAGTAGCATAGCAGCAATTCAAGGCAACGAACAACTGAACAAGCGATGCGAGTGTAAAGCATGTAcggccccgcgccgcgcgctaaTGCGTTACATGGGTGCGGCAAACGAGCCGGCAATGATGTAGCCGGGTGTGGGCGACGGATTCCGCAGACGAGCGCACGCACCGTCGTACCGACCGCCCCCCGGCATCCCCCCTTTCCTCCCCCGGCACGGCACAGGCAACGGGCTCAGCCTGggagcgcgggcgcggcgcaGCGTTTCACCTGGCCCGCAAGGTTTTGTCGGtaagccgcgcgcgcgcgcgtggtcGCTCGCGACCGAGGCCTCGGCTCGGCTGTGGAGCGCGCgaccgaggaggaggcggcgcaatTAATGGCGCAGCGCGATGCCCGATCTGCGGCGCGGCAGCTGG
Proteins encoded in this window:
- the LOC127776766 gene encoding SAC3 family protein A-like isoform X1, which encodes MAAQGGEAAAGSDAKPTAGTGMEQPSPSPYQPSASDHHLWSSSTGAPWNYSMNNSNQNTVYYDPQRDVSVPGSTENVTSGATHVVQSAMGITGATDSYAPYSNSVQPGYNAPQYPNYYYNCPQSTNESSVQQGVDQSSGAAYQPLTSFQNSGSYVGPTSNTYYNAGAHQTAPGYATSNNYYQSNSWTGGSSGDNHVQSYQSYTPSDTNAAQSSSSLPNNSYHYHQQYNQWPYYYDQSAPSSGGPAVAVSSVSDANTASVSSGYVYPSTQPPPPGTTWRSDAGATAVPPPQAPGTPVFQNQHVNQAAGPPGYQNQYVNQAPGTPGFQNQYVNQAPAVPGFQNQYANLAPTYQPGTTYYSQLPLSNQADQQKASRWQGPISNVSSVNHVSESSQPTFQGSATSDALRVNKIQIPTNPRIAPTLPMAMPKVEKRNLEADSSKKPAYVSVAVQKNDVKAAQDGHEAVTQGSIPVSLRTYVGRNVSRCKDDAQRSAVQNILKEIITKATADGILHTKNWDIEPLVPLPENITSTNLTSSAKDLSPFSFSTSRRSPSRRAKSRWEPVVEEKVANKVELISKESAKTNTYNSSETTKRAGRSWDIGKFLQSRQAPLSQYNQRPSKKKRIGGNSSLTENGNVSSDSDKEQDLTKYYANAITIANSPEEKKRREHRSKRFERSQGAASSKSRSSVPDKDGTSNTYARRSMPMLLSRSNGDDVSFAVEDLDWDALTVKGTCQEIEKRYLRLTSAPDPATVRPEDVLEKALHMVETSQKNYLYKCDQLKSIRQDLTVQRIQNELTVMVYETHARLALQAGDLPEFNQCQSQLKRLYAEGIKGCHFEFSAYNLLCVMLHSNNKRDLLSSMASLPKEAKQDRTVKHALAVHSAVSSGNYVLFFKLYKTAPDLNSCLMDLYVERMRFEAIKCISKSYRPTLPVKYAAQVLGFMAIDEVCEAKRADGLEECEEWLKAHGAVLSVDNNNGELQIDTKVSSTSLYMPEPDNAVSHGDASLAVDDFLARTS
- the LOC127776766 gene encoding SAC3 family protein A-like isoform X2, yielding MPSAYSGTGMEQPSPSPYQPSASDHHLWSSSTGAPWNYSMNNSNQNTVYYDPQRDVSVPGSTENVTSGATHVVQSAMGITGATDSYAPYSNSVQPGYNAPQYPNYYYNCPQSTNESSVQQGVDQSSGAAYQPLTSFQNSGSYVGPTSNTYYNAGAHQTAPGYATSNNYYQSNSWTGGSSGDNHVQSYQSYTPSDTNAAQSSSSLPNNSYHYHQQYNQWPYYYDQSAPSSGGPAVAVSSVSDANTASVSSGYVYPSTQPPPPGTTWRSDAGATAVPPPQAPGTPVFQNQHVNQAAGPPGYQNQYVNQAPGTPGFQNQYVNQAPAVPGFQNQYANLAPTYQPGTTYYSQLPLSNQADQQKASRWQGPISNVSSVNHVSESSQPTFQGSATSDALRVNKIQIPTNPRIAPTLPMAMPKVEKRNLEADSSKKPAYVSVAVQKNDVKAAQDGHEAVTQGSIPVSLRTYVGRNVSRCKDDAQRSAVQNILKEIITKATADGILHTKNWDIEPLVPLPENITSTNLTSSAKDLSPFSFSTSRRSPSRRAKSRWEPVVEEKVANKVELISKESAKTNTYNSSETTKRAGRSWDIGKFLQSRQAPLSQYNQRPSKKKRIGGNSSLTENGNVSSDSDKEQDLTKYYANAITIANSPEEKKRREHRSKRFERSQGAASSKSRSSVPDKDGTSNTYARRSMPMLLSRSNGDDVSFAVEDLDWDALTVKGTCQEIEKRYLRLTSAPDPATVRPEDVLEKALHMVETSQKNYLYKCDQLKSIRQDLTVQRIQNELTVMVYETHARLALQAGDLPEFNQCQSQLKRLYAEGIKGCHFEFSAYNLLCVMLHSNNKRDLLSSMASLPKEAKQDRTVKHALAVHSAVSSGNYVLFFKLYKTAPDLNSCLMDLYVERMRFEAIKCISKSYRPTLPVKYAAQVLGFMAIDEVCEAKRADGLEECEEWLKAHGAVLSVDNNNGELQIDTKVSSTSLYMPEPDNAVSHGDASLAVDDFLARTS
- the LOC127776766 gene encoding SAC3 family protein A-like isoform X3; protein product: MEQPSPSPYQPSASDHHLWSSSTGAPWNYSMNNSNQNTVYYDPQRDVSVPGSTENVTSGATHVVQSAMGITGATDSYAPYSNSVQPGYNAPQYPNYYYNCPQSTNESSVQQGVDQSSGAAYQPLTSFQNSGSYVGPTSNTYYNAGAHQTAPGYATSNNYYQSNSWTGGSSGDNHVQSYQSYTPSDTNAAQSSSSLPNNSYHYHQQYNQWPYYYDQSAPSSGGPAVAVSSVSDANTASVSSGYVYPSTQPPPPGTTWRSDAGATAVPPPQAPGTPVFQNQHVNQAAGPPGYQNQYVNQAPGTPGFQNQYVNQAPAVPGFQNQYANLAPTYQPGTTYYSQLPLSNQADQQKASRWQGPISNVSSVNHVSESSQPTFQGSATSDALRVNKIQIPTNPRIAPTLPMAMPKVEKRNLEADSSKKPAYVSVAVQKNDVKAAQDGHEAVTQGSIPVSLRTYVGRNVSRCKDDAQRSAVQNILKEIITKATADGILHTKNWDIEPLVPLPENITSTNLTSSAKDLSPFSFSTSRRSPSRRAKSRWEPVVEEKVANKVELISKESAKTNTYNSSETTKRAGRSWDIGKFLQSRQAPLSQYNQRPSKKKRIGGNSSLTENGNVSSDSDKEQDLTKYYANAITIANSPEEKKRREHRSKRFERSQGAASSKSRSSVPDKDGTSNTYARRSMPMLLSRSNGDDVSFAVEDLDWDALTVKGTCQEIEKRYLRLTSAPDPATVRPEDVLEKALHMVETSQKNYLYKCDQLKSIRQDLTVQRIQNELTVMVYETHARLALQAGDLPEFNQCQSQLKRLYAEGIKGCHFEFSAYNLLCVMLHSNNKRDLLSSMASLPKEAKQDRTVKHALAVHSAVSSGNYVLFFKLYKTAPDLNSCLMDLYVERMRFEAIKCISKSYRPTLPVKYAAQVLGFMAIDEVCEAKRADGLEECEEWLKAHGAVLSVDNNNGELQIDTKVSSTSLYMPEPDNAVSHGDASLAVDDFLARTS